From the Saccharobesus litoralis genome, one window contains:
- a CDS encoding glutathione S-transferase family protein, whose product MQLYHLFHFDRSLKIRWLAAELDITLDVIQLNARQGEHRQEAFKAINPYSLIPTLVTDDGQTLFEAGAISLYLCRLHGTELINEVDPEFMQWLFYFSSSLDQLSGGIIGLKVLGECEKVRAKLEAKIPSKLAAMEAHLINKDYWYQDKFSLLDIFAWQNLAYLRNDKQLQNYPNLNRYIEKIATRPHLAQLGADKLLNPS is encoded by the coding sequence ATGCAGCTTTATCACTTATTTCATTTTGACCGCTCACTGAAAATACGCTGGCTAGCCGCTGAATTAGATATAACACTGGATGTCATTCAATTAAACGCTCGGCAAGGCGAACATAGACAAGAGGCTTTTAAAGCCATCAACCCTTATAGCCTTATTCCGACCTTGGTCACTGACGATGGGCAAACCTTATTCGAAGCCGGTGCTATTAGCTTATATTTATGTCGCCTACACGGAACTGAGTTAATTAATGAAGTTGATCCTGAATTCATGCAATGGCTATTCTATTTTTCAAGCAGCCTAGATCAATTAAGTGGCGGCATTATTGGCTTAAAAGTTTTGGGAGAATGTGAAAAAGTAAGAGCCAAGTTAGAAGCTAAAATCCCCAGCAAACTGGCTGCCATGGAGGCTCATTTAATCAATAAGGATTATTGGTATCAGGACAAGTTTAGCTTACTTGATATATTCGCTTGGCAAAATTTAGCTTATTTGCGCAATGACAAGCAATTACAAAATTATCCCAATCTCAATCGCTATATAGAAAAAATCGCAACGCGACCTCACTTAGCACAATTGGGAGCCGATAAACTACTCAACCCAAGTTAA
- the epmA gene encoding elongation factor P--(R)-beta-lysine ligase, whose amino-acid sequence MAWQPSASISALKQRANTLAQIRKFFAERDVLEVETPLLASSGVTDLHLENMQSQFYGPGCHQGKTLYLQTSPEYAMKRLLAAGSGCIYQICKAFRNDEAGRHHNPEFTLLEWYRVGFDAKQLMHEVDHLLQQILNCPSADYLTYQQAFMQFTQLDPLDGDLARLKHFLVDNNEADLTTLYQDQANEYDTLLQYIFNQYIEPQIGQQQPCFIYQFPASQAALAKLSAQDSRVAERFEVYFKGIELANGFDELTDANEQRRRFEHDNQLRQEHGLATKPIDEYLLAALKTGIPQCAGVALGIDRLVMLAQQAAHIHEIQSFNITNC is encoded by the coding sequence ATGGCATGGCAACCATCCGCGTCAATTAGCGCTTTAAAACAACGCGCCAATACCCTAGCTCAGATCCGCAAATTTTTCGCGGAACGTGATGTGTTAGAAGTTGAAACCCCATTGCTCGCTAGTAGTGGTGTAACCGACTTGCACCTCGAAAATATGCAAAGTCAATTCTATGGCCCAGGTTGTCACCAAGGTAAAACCTTGTACTTACAAACCTCGCCAGAATACGCGATGAAGCGCTTACTCGCAGCTGGTAGCGGCTGTATTTATCAAATCTGTAAAGCGTTTCGCAATGACGAGGCTGGTCGGCACCACAACCCAGAGTTTACCCTGCTAGAGTGGTACCGCGTTGGGTTTGACGCCAAACAACTAATGCACGAAGTCGATCACCTTTTGCAACAAATACTCAACTGCCCAAGCGCAGATTACCTAACCTATCAACAGGCATTTATGCAGTTTACGCAACTTGATCCACTTGATGGCGACCTTGCTCGCTTAAAGCACTTTTTAGTGGATAACAATGAAGCGGACCTCACAACCCTGTATCAAGACCAAGCAAACGAATATGACACGCTACTGCAATATATATTTAATCAGTATATTGAACCGCAAATTGGTCAACAGCAGCCTTGTTTTATTTATCAATTTCCAGCTAGCCAAGCCGCTTTAGCCAAGTTGTCAGCACAGGACTCAAGAGTAGCAGAACGGTTTGAGGTGTACTTTAAAGGAATTGAATTAGCCAACGGCTTTGATGAATTAACCGATGCTAACGAACAAAGACGCCGCTTTGAACATGATAATCAATTGCGCCAAGAGCACGGCTTAGCAACCAAACCCATAGACGAATACTTATTAGCCGCCCTTAAAACTGGAATACCTCAATGTGCAGGCGTTGCCTTAGGCATTGACAGGCTGGTCATGTTAGCTCAACAAGCCGCTCATATACATGAGATACAAAGTTTTAATATAACCAATTGTTAG
- a CDS encoding TetR/AcrR family transcriptional regulator → MARNKEYERKTVIKQSFNVFISKGYESTSLTDLTTATGLNKKSLYNEFGNKQALFLVVLDDFIQQEFNNTRPLLMAEPLSIANIQAFFSYLFEHFANSGCLMTLSLNEASCIPQEALMLINKSLSALEQAFSRNIMADLNLDQHEANLLARNLLALMQGYTSLSRSEPFRARNFEAINQFLKSLKKWPVGLV, encoded by the coding sequence TTGGCTAGAAATAAAGAATATGAGCGTAAAACCGTTATTAAACAATCGTTTAATGTGTTTATTAGCAAAGGCTATGAATCGACTTCGCTAACGGATTTAACCACGGCAACGGGATTAAACAAAAAAAGTTTGTATAACGAGTTTGGTAACAAGCAAGCGTTGTTTTTAGTGGTATTAGACGATTTTATTCAGCAAGAATTTAATAATACGCGGCCGTTGTTAATGGCGGAGCCTTTAAGTATTGCTAACATTCAGGCATTTTTTAGTTATTTATTTGAGCATTTTGCTAATAGTGGTTGCTTAATGACCTTAAGTTTAAACGAGGCATCTTGTATACCTCAGGAGGCATTAATGCTTATCAATAAATCGTTATCTGCGTTAGAGCAGGCTTTTAGTCGCAATATTATGGCCGATCTGAACCTAGATCAGCATGAAGCCAATCTATTAGCGCGTAATCTTTTAGCGCTTATGCAAGGTTATACTAGTTTAAGCCGTTCAGAGCCATTTAGAGCGCGTAATTTTGAGGCGATTAACCAGTTTTTAAAAAGTCTTAAAAAATGGCCTGTAGGACTTGTTTAA
- a CDS encoding cupin domain-containing protein, giving the protein MLNMDFSQRVVINTHLSPWLDSPMSGVQRKPLAREEAERGHATSIVRYQAGSRFRRHEHPLGEEILVLDGVFSDEFGDFPAGTYFRNPPGSSHAPFSEQGCTLLVKLHQFFSGDSTQLRIDTHNSPWLPGQGRLQVMPLHQYANENGAEQVALVKWPAGERFKARQHFAGEEIYVISGEFIDELGRYPAGTWLRSPHGSQHCPYVEQDTIIWVKTGHLPIK; this is encoded by the coding sequence ATGTTAAATATGGATTTTAGCCAGCGAGTGGTGATCAATACGCATTTATCACCTTGGCTTGATAGCCCAATGTCGGGCGTACAACGTAAACCGTTAGCACGTGAAGAGGCTGAGCGCGGACACGCAACAAGTATTGTGCGTTATCAAGCCGGTTCTCGTTTTCGGCGTCATGAACATCCGTTAGGTGAAGAAATTTTAGTGCTTGATGGTGTCTTTTCTGATGAGTTTGGTGATTTTCCAGCTGGGACCTATTTTCGCAATCCACCGGGTAGCAGCCATGCGCCTTTTAGTGAACAAGGTTGTACGCTATTAGTTAAGTTACATCAATTTTTCTCTGGCGATAGTACACAATTACGTATCGATACCCACAATAGCCCGTGGTTGCCAGGCCAAGGAAGACTGCAAGTTATGCCGTTGCATCAATATGCTAATGAAAACGGTGCTGAGCAGGTGGCTTTAGTTAAGTGGCCAGCCGGAGAACGTTTTAAAGCGCGTCAGCATTTTGCGGGTGAAGAGATTTACGTTATTAGCGGTGAGTTTATCGATGAATTGGGTCGATATCCTGCGGGAACTTGGCTGCGCAGTCCTCATGGCAGTCAGCATTGTCCCTATGTTGAGCAAGATACCATTATTTGGGTAAAGACCGGCCATTTACCAATTAAGTAA
- the efp gene encoding elongation factor P, translating into MANYSTNEFKGGLKIMLDGEPCSILENEYVKPGKGQAFNRVKIRKLISGKVLEKTFKSGESVEGADVMDHDLAYLYNDGEFWHFMNNDTFEQIAADEKAVGDAVKWLVEQDVCTITLWDGNPIVVTPPNFVELEITETDPGLKGDTAGTGGKPATLVTGAVIRVPLFVQIGEVVKVDTRTGEYVGRASK; encoded by the coding sequence ATGGCGAACTATAGCACAAATGAATTCAAAGGCGGCCTTAAAATCATGCTTGACGGCGAGCCTTGTTCCATCCTAGAAAACGAATACGTAAAACCAGGTAAAGGCCAAGCGTTTAACCGCGTAAAAATTCGTAAATTGATTTCAGGTAAAGTTTTAGAAAAAACCTTTAAATCTGGCGAATCAGTTGAAGGCGCAGATGTCATGGATCACGACCTTGCGTATCTTTATAACGATGGTGAGTTTTGGCACTTTATGAACAACGATACCTTTGAGCAAATTGCCGCTGACGAAAAAGCAGTTGGTGATGCGGTTAAATGGTTAGTCGAACAAGATGTTTGTACCATTACATTATGGGACGGTAACCCAATTGTTGTCACTCCGCCTAATTTTGTAGAGTTAGAAATTACTGAAACGGATCCTGGCCTTAAAGGCGATACGGCCGGCACAGGTGGTAAACCAGCGACATTAGTCACAGGCGCAGTGATCCGCGTACCATTATTTGTTCAAATTGGCGAAGTGGTTAAAGTTGACACTCGTACTGGCGAATATGTAGGTCGAGCGAGTAAGTAA
- a CDS encoding PAS domain S-box protein codes for MINRLNEVIDENQAYQQLLTCVSSQTNETLKQFSWQPYFELADESSQFKAQLEQLNCALQFDLSPIDSTHWLVSNISLIHCDTKEMDNSLMNAPCGFLEVASDGSDIIISSNREANRIFGYENKPLAGQAISCLFAADSEFSIRFYSAQLDKKGTSIPISRGIYYAAKRADGVELQVQVGFSRTHSQRILLCVEDISDRIATEQQLIAITQEYAIASESAAIGIWKYDLITDNLAWDRLMYPLYEVDPLDFNCTYDNWRRLVHPDDLGLLEKNFQYAMANLDVFNGEFRVITPVGNTKYIKTFAKIVRGSDNKAVKVIGVNYDLTERYLAEQALEATVEENAKLARVVEATDNAVVITDQTGKITWVNQGFTRISGYHLYEVIGQKPKDFLQGPDSDQDTIQQMTDALSAKQAFTVEIINYHKNGNPYWIKIDCQPVFEQNALTGFMAIEYDITQQKQAEERIKRFSAMQTAILNSANLTIVSTDTTGKVLSYNKTAERLLEYTPDEVLGSPSPLAVHDKKEVILRSQALSFELGCNIKPGFETLVAKARRGLIDESEWTYISKSGRRFPVMLSIAALYDSAGKVFGFVGVGRDLSDIKKLEQEQKRISQLLQATGNMAQLGGWELNLETNELFWSEEVYRIHGVSPDYQPNVEQAINFYAPEARDTISQAVQESIAQNSSWDLQLPFIQADGTRIWVRATGKPIYENGKPVSLTGAFQDITKLKKAEEKAKAANRAKSEFLANMSHEIRTPMNGIIGMCELLLKSDLDEQQRHYASLLESSGHSLLSLLNDILDFSKIEAGKLEIEQISFDIEELIASVCDTLSIKAQLKQLNLHYQIDADVPNRIKTDPSRIRQILSNLVSNAIKFTHEGEILVHISISKGNQLTIQVQDSGIGIAKHKQADLFDKFTQVDTSTTRKYGGTGLGLAISKQLSQLLGGDISVQSQEGVGTTMTVQLAIEVESSATQSKAQSKAQFSGHALIVDNNKTSNNILSDLLARYGITSQVTDQVQQATEWLSQTNKSFDLAFIDYQINKQNDDALIQASQSETASVMLNNIINAELSQDCQAQGYCCYLTKPFRPSAVYNLLQQWANQEPTTADEQSTSTQQKTEQTNRHHLLLVEDNFINQQVAKAMLDNLGYQVTIAENGQQALDTLAANALQFDLILMDCQMPVLDGYATTERIRALNNSGYQHIPIIALTANAMIGDDEKCFAAGMNDYLSKPLDSEKLLQALNKWLS; via the coding sequence GTGATTAACCGGCTTAATGAAGTGATCGATGAAAACCAAGCCTATCAGCAATTATTGACCTGTGTATCAAGCCAAACTAATGAAACTTTAAAACAGTTTTCTTGGCAACCTTATTTTGAACTCGCTGATGAATCGTCACAATTTAAAGCGCAATTAGAACAACTTAATTGCGCTCTACAATTTGATCTGTCACCCATCGACTCAACTCACTGGCTTGTTTCAAATATCAGCCTCATCCATTGCGATACAAAGGAAATGGACAACAGCTTAATGAATGCGCCTTGTGGATTTCTTGAGGTCGCATCGGATGGTTCAGATATCATCATAAGCAGCAACCGCGAAGCAAATCGCATTTTTGGCTATGAAAACAAGCCACTCGCCGGTCAAGCCATTAGTTGCCTATTTGCAGCAGATTCAGAATTCAGCATTCGTTTTTACAGCGCGCAGCTAGATAAAAAAGGCACAAGCATCCCTATTAGTCGTGGCATCTATTACGCCGCCAAGCGCGCAGATGGAGTGGAACTCCAAGTTCAAGTTGGATTTAGCCGAACTCATAGCCAACGCATATTATTGTGTGTAGAAGATATAAGTGATCGCATCGCTACCGAACAACAATTAATAGCCATAACTCAAGAATACGCAATTGCCTCTGAATCGGCAGCCATTGGTATTTGGAAATACGATCTCATTACAGACAACCTTGCTTGGGATCGCTTAATGTACCCGCTATATGAGGTTGATCCACTCGACTTTAACTGTACTTATGATAATTGGCGACGCCTAGTTCACCCAGACGATTTAGGCTTGTTAGAAAAAAACTTCCAGTACGCCATGGCTAACCTTGACGTATTCAATGGTGAATTTAGGGTCATTACCCCTGTCGGCAATACCAAATATATTAAGACCTTCGCTAAAATTGTGCGCGGCAGTGATAACAAAGCGGTTAAGGTCATCGGCGTTAATTACGACTTAACAGAACGCTACTTAGCTGAACAAGCACTAGAAGCCACAGTAGAAGAAAACGCTAAACTCGCTCGGGTTGTTGAAGCGACAGACAATGCCGTCGTTATTACCGATCAAACCGGCAAGATCACTTGGGTGAACCAAGGGTTTACACGGATAAGTGGTTATCACTTATATGAAGTGATTGGCCAAAAACCCAAGGATTTTTTACAAGGTCCAGACAGTGACCAAGACACAATACAACAAATGACTGACGCGTTAAGCGCCAAGCAGGCATTTACCGTTGAAATCATCAATTACCACAAAAATGGCAACCCTTATTGGATTAAAATAGACTGCCAACCCGTATTTGAGCAAAATGCGTTAACTGGCTTTATGGCTATTGAGTATGATATTACTCAACAAAAGCAAGCCGAAGAGCGTATTAAACGCTTTTCCGCCATGCAAACCGCGATTTTAAACAGCGCCAATCTCACCATAGTGTCGACCGATACAACGGGTAAGGTTTTATCCTACAACAAAACCGCTGAACGCCTACTGGAATATACCCCAGATGAAGTATTAGGTAGCCCCAGTCCGTTAGCGGTACATGACAAAAAAGAAGTCATTCTGCGCAGCCAAGCACTGTCTTTCGAATTAGGTTGTAATATCAAACCTGGGTTTGAAACCCTAGTTGCCAAAGCGCGACGCGGCCTTATCGATGAAAGCGAGTGGACTTATATTAGTAAAAGCGGCCGACGCTTTCCTGTTATGTTAAGTATCGCCGCCTTATATGACAGTGCCGGTAAGGTATTTGGTTTTGTCGGGGTTGGGCGCGATCTCAGTGACATAAAAAAATTAGAACAAGAACAAAAACGCATTAGCCAATTACTGCAAGCAACCGGCAATATGGCGCAACTTGGCGGCTGGGAGCTAAACCTAGAAACCAATGAGTTATTTTGGAGTGAAGAAGTTTATCGTATTCATGGCGTGTCGCCTGACTACCAACCTAACGTAGAACAAGCCATCAATTTTTATGCACCAGAAGCCAGAGACACCATCAGCCAAGCGGTGCAAGAAAGCATAGCGCAAAATTCTTCTTGGGACTTACAACTGCCCTTCATCCAAGCCGACGGTACACGTATATGGGTGCGAGCCACAGGTAAACCCATTTATGAAAACGGTAAGCCAGTCAGTTTAACTGGCGCGTTTCAAGATATAACCAAACTTAAAAAAGCCGAAGAAAAAGCCAAAGCGGCTAACCGTGCCAAAAGCGAATTCTTAGCCAACATGAGCCACGAAATTCGCACGCCAATGAACGGTATAATTGGTATGTGTGAACTTCTGCTCAAGTCTGATTTAGATGAACAACAACGCCATTATGCATCCTTGTTAGAGTCAAGCGGTCATTCGTTACTTAGCTTACTAAATGACATTTTAGACTTCTCTAAAATTGAAGCCGGTAAATTAGAAATAGAACAGATTAGTTTTGATATTGAAGAATTGATTGCTAGTGTCTGCGATACGTTAAGCATCAAAGCTCAACTCAAACAGTTAAATTTACACTATCAAATTGATGCTGACGTCCCAAATCGAATCAAGACTGACCCAAGCCGCATACGCCAAATATTATCTAACCTAGTGAGTAATGCGATTAAATTCACCCATGAAGGGGAAATATTAGTTCACATCAGTATTAGCAAGGGCAATCAATTAACCATACAGGTGCAAGACAGCGGAATAGGAATTGCAAAACACAAACAAGCTGATTTATTTGATAAGTTTACTCAGGTTGATACATCCACAACACGTAAATACGGTGGCACTGGACTTGGCTTGGCTATTTCCAAGCAATTAAGCCAATTACTGGGTGGCGACATCAGTGTACAAAGTCAGGAAGGTGTTGGCACAACCATGACGGTACAACTGGCTATCGAAGTGGAAAGTTCAGCCACTCAAAGCAAAGCTCAATCTAAAGCACAATTTAGTGGCCATGCCTTAATTGTTGATAACAACAAGACTAGTAATAACATTTTAAGCGACTTGCTGGCACGATATGGTATTACCAGCCAAGTTACTGACCAAGTTCAACAAGCGACCGAATGGTTAAGCCAAACCAATAAATCGTTCGATCTAGCCTTTATTGACTATCAAATTAATAAACAAAATGACGACGCGCTAATCCAAGCAAGCCAAAGTGAAACCGCATCTGTCATGCTGAACAATATTATCAATGCTGAATTATCGCAAGATTGCCAAGCACAAGGTTATTGTTGCTATTTAACCAAACCCTTCCGCCCTTCCGCCGTGTATAACTTACTGCAACAGTGGGCTAACCAAGAGCCAACAACGGCAGATGAGCAATCTACTAGCACTCAACAAAAAACAGAGCAAACTAATCGTCACCACCTATTATTAGTTGAAGATAACTTCATTAACCAACAAGTCGCCAAAGCTATGTTAGATAATCTAGGTTATCAAGTCACTATCGCCGAGAATGGTCAACAAGCTTTAGACACGCTAGCAGCCAATGCTTTGCAATTCGATTTAATCTTAATGGACTGTCAAATGCCAGTACTCGATGGTTATGCAACCACAGAGCGGATCCGAGCGTTAAACAACAGTGGCTATCAACATATTCCAATCATTGCCTTAACCGCTAACGCGATGATCGGCGACGATGAAAAGTGTTTTGCTGCCGGTATGAACGACTACCTATCCAAACCGCTTGATAGTGAAAAGTTATTACAAGCGCTGAATAAATGGCTATCATAG
- the epmB gene encoding EF-P beta-lysylation protein EpmB: protein MTIFEACWQKELANSFTDPIKLLDFLHISTENVADDAAARKLFPLRVPRPFAEKMQKGNVNDPLLKQVMTSAQEFSPALGYSDDPLQEHDGVIPGLLHKYKSRVLMIVKGGCAVNCRYCFRRHFPYQDNPGNLANWRKAADYVAKRPEINEVILSGGDPLMAKDEQLQQLFALFESISHVKRIRIHTRLPVVLPQRISNGLVALLTSSNKKVIVVNHINHPQEIDRLFVQAMDKLQHANITLLNQAVLLKGVNDTVELQVALSEALFAAGILPYYLHLFDRVTGAAHFEVDDNIAQQIYQGMLAELPGFLMPKWTREVPERSSKTPIHYKNI, encoded by the coding sequence ATGACCATTTTTGAAGCGTGTTGGCAAAAAGAACTAGCGAATTCTTTTACAGATCCAATAAAACTGCTCGATTTTTTACATATTTCAACTGAAAACGTGGCTGATGACGCCGCAGCTCGCAAATTATTTCCGTTACGCGTGCCGCGTCCTTTTGCGGAAAAAATGCAAAAAGGCAATGTTAACGACCCGTTATTGAAACAAGTTATGACTTCAGCACAGGAATTTAGCCCAGCATTAGGTTATAGCGACGATCCTTTGCAAGAGCATGACGGCGTGATCCCCGGCTTGCTGCATAAGTATAAAAGTCGAGTATTGATGATAGTGAAAGGAGGGTGTGCCGTAAATTGCCGCTATTGTTTTCGTCGGCATTTTCCGTATCAAGATAACCCTGGCAATTTGGCTAATTGGCGTAAGGCTGCAGATTATGTTGCTAAGCGGCCAGAGATCAACGAAGTTATTCTGAGTGGCGGCGACCCTTTAATGGCCAAAGATGAACAATTACAGCAATTGTTTGCTTTATTTGAGTCAATTAGTCATGTGAAGCGGATACGCATTCATACAAGGCTTCCGGTTGTTTTGCCGCAACGTATCAGCAATGGTTTAGTGGCATTATTAACCTCTAGTAATAAGAAAGTCATTGTGGTTAATCACATTAATCATCCTCAAGAAATTGATAGGCTTTTTGTCCAAGCCATGGACAAGTTGCAGCACGCTAATATTACCTTGCTTAATCAAGCCGTGTTACTGAAAGGGGTTAATGATACAGTCGAGTTGCAAGTGGCGTTGAGCGAGGCCTTATTTGCAGCAGGTATACTGCCCTACTATTTACATTTATTTGATAGAGTGACTGGGGCTGCGCACTTTGAGGTAGATGATAATATCGCCCAACAAATCTATCAGGGCATGTTAGCTGAATTACCCGGTTTTTTAATGCCTAAATGGACAAGAGAAGTGCCTGAACGTAGTAGTAAAACGCCAATCCACTATAAAAACATTTAA
- a CDS encoding Gfo/Idh/MocA family protein, with the protein MKVGLIGSNWGRIHIGTFAKNDLDIAVLVGKNLQKCQKIAKLENIPLASTDLHALDDADLLIIASPADTHLDIIQHFPQKAIWCEKPVSLSSVDSDAIDFQSFARCYVNYAFPHLRSVQQCTDIIRSGQLGRVKSIIMKSSFDLPGEKAFKDWFTDIVVHPFAYISHLFGAFDLKMAYQMPDHNHITAVFTTERVQLDISFYRSHEPSMLYDITFVGEKGDLQLKGGYRPYSNWFFDPVKLNGIPQNSGEFSTEEDIWLQANTEAVRLYLATIRGQITTKEAKAAGLFNLERAVAMEKALIDFAKFNQG; encoded by the coding sequence ATGAAAGTAGGCTTAATAGGCTCCAATTGGGGGCGGATCCATATAGGTACATTTGCAAAAAACGATTTAGATATTGCTGTTTTAGTTGGAAAAAACCTGCAAAAGTGTCAGAAAATTGCCAAGCTAGAAAATATTCCCCTAGCCTCGACCGATCTGCATGCGTTAGACGATGCTGATTTACTTATAATCGCCAGTCCAGCCGACACCCATTTAGATATTATTCAGCACTTTCCACAAAAAGCCATATGGTGTGAAAAGCCTGTCAGTTTATCGAGCGTAGATAGCGACGCGATTGATTTTCAATCCTTTGCTAGATGTTATGTCAACTACGCTTTTCCTCACCTGCGTAGCGTACAACAGTGCACTGATATTATTCGCTCAGGGCAACTCGGGCGAGTTAAAAGCATCATAATGAAATCCAGTTTTGATTTACCTGGCGAAAAAGCTTTTAAAGATTGGTTTACCGATATAGTTGTCCATCCATTTGCTTATATAAGTCACCTGTTTGGCGCATTTGATCTGAAAATGGCCTACCAAATGCCGGACCATAACCATATTACAGCGGTATTTACCACAGAGCGAGTGCAGCTCGATATCAGTTTTTACCGTAGCCATGAACCATCAATGCTGTACGACATTACATTCGTTGGCGAGAAAGGGGATTTGCAATTAAAAGGAGGGTATCGCCCTTATTCCAACTGGTTTTTTGATCCTGTTAAGCTTAATGGTATTCCACAAAACAGCGGTGAATTTTCAACAGAAGAGGATATTTGGCTACAAGCTAACACAGAGGCGGTTCGTCTGTATTTAGCAACCATTCGCGGTCAAATTACGACTAAAGAGGCAAAAGCGGCAGGGTTATTTAACTTAGAGCGCGCCGTGGCAATGGAAAAAGCCTTAATTGATTTTGCAAAATTCAATCAAGGCTAA